From one Paramormyrops kingsleyae isolate MSU_618 chromosome 1, PKINGS_0.4, whole genome shotgun sequence genomic stretch:
- the LOC111842892 gene encoding carboxy-terminal domain RNA polymerase II polypeptide A small phosphatase 1-like isoform X4: protein MSSRRSQEVNGQIWNENTPIWWWDWRQWLLYGAAVHVWCSLLPAAPAHGPPHPKKPHGHGMLHSLFCCFCHTPTEQPPSNNNTPLLVEENGTALKVPTKTLLPQIEFTDEGKICVVIDLDETLVHSSFKPVNNADFIIPVEIDGTIHQVYVLKRPHVDEFLKRMGELFECVLFTASLAKYADPVSDLLDKWGAFHTRLFRESCVFHRGNYVKDLSRLGRELSKVIIVDNSPASYIFHPDNAVPVASWFDDMSDTELLDLIPFFERLSKVEDVYAVLKQQKKTS from the exons ATGAGTTCCAGGAGGTCACAGGAGGTGAATGGACAGATTTGGAATGAAAACACGCCCATATGGTGGTGGGATTGGAGACAGTGGCTTTTGTATGGAGCTGCAGTTCACGTTTGGTGCTCTTTACTCCCAGCAGCCCCAGCTCATGGACCCCCACACCCAAAGAAGCCCCATGGCCACGGCATGCTGCACAGCCTCTTCTGCTGCTTCTGCCACACCCCCACAGAGCAACCCCCCTCCAACAACAACACTCCCCTCCTAGTAGAGGAAAATGGCACTGCATTAAAG GTCCCAACAAAGACCCTGTTGCCTCAGATAGAGTTCACAGATGAGGGCAAGATCTGTGTGGTCATTGATCTGGATGAAACACTAGTTCACAGTTCCTTCAAG CCTGTGAACAATGCTGATTTTATCATTCCAGTGGAAATAGATGGCACCATCCATCAG GTATATGTGTTGAAACGCCCCCATGTGGATGAGTTTCTTAAGCGGATGGGAGAGTTATTTGAATGTGTGTTATTCACAGCCAGTTTGGCCAAG TACGCTGATCCTGTATCCGACTTGCTGGACAAGTGGGGGGCCTTCCACACCCGGCTCTTCCGGGAGTCTTGTGTCTTTCATCGTGGGAACTACGTTAAGGACCTGAGCCGTCTGGGTCGGGAACTCAGCAAGGTCATCATCGTGGACAACTCCCCAGCATCCTACATCTTCCACCCAGACAATGCC GTCCCCGTTGCTTCCTGGTTTGACGACATGTCCGACACAGAGCTTCTTGACCTGATCCCATTCTTTGAAAGACTCAGTAAGGTTGAAGATGTGTATGCTGTACTCAAGCAGCAGAAGAAGACAAGCTAG
- the LOC111842892 gene encoding uncharacterized protein isoform X2 has translation MSVCALLPPVPRASRQPAATPGPTESCLDCSKDVEHCEFSGPSEQSDHYECCAEHGENHRCCKAYAEHIVHSTESQCCTEHCETCEERGPCKHSEVSECSVEFCVCPEHHRPEDSDLSECSAEYFECTEDPRAEHSDISECSVHPEDRRPSKDSDFSECSVEYFECPEDQRPPHSILPECCNDHCEASVSLEVPEQNGSSDVCQASAGVDLCECCPACYGNVSALCQASEAFEGSESSSSPVYLQGPEEFDSSDCSVTDCAVCNYFRFSLQNLHLKNCTQVPGQNCSSSDCCPESYQNEGTPLRSSELHTLSKENGLPEQHYECCAISKGKGSLEQGQIKCFNEGCEVVYNLMQTSEQSSFSEHCGSVSWQNIGSLQQPEDPCEFCVECIALQESVPTQPRTLSELLENKEPEQGVITGPSEVLEDTQLSADHVICYFWKRSECNQGECSHILQHKELHVQDPECCETSEQSDLSEHQETCEQNDLSEQCGPYPQSDISEQCETYKQSDLSEHWNTYEQSDITEQCEIYEQSDISEQCETYEQSDISEQCETYKQSDNSEQCETYEQSDISEQRETYEQSDISEQCETFGYDEPSNQIVSPVHSVGHCVKNTICPSGHADEQCALYECIESLGQIKRCDSGNNKTPEGMNSSLRSCLSEDIACLHFTQSGTPELFTEMQSLVKNITQQNVEKFDENCVPLGTSEASENFEYGGYSEKNKMENDCSASEQRDPSEHNKFCEHNTLSELCKLSVLRDHSDVQENSDSCICFEQLDPSETWENTEENEPSRHEEHLKISVLTEIIEPEEPVEHSLEPEEPTGGSLESGVLEKNNIEVGKPAEHCSEPGIPVEPVAHSPKPGELAERSSESKNLAEHNSEPGESAEHSFKPLKLGKRNSEPREQVEGSPESGEHSWEAEEAAIQSPEPGELAKHNSEPKEQAEHNLESDDPAEHSPKPREPVECDLQLGEIEKRRSKPRKPVVQSCESRELIEHSSESKEQAEHHPEPEELSEHGFKPAEQLEPKEMTENSPNFGEPVVSSCESGELVEHGSEPKELAEQNPEPGESAEHSLEPAEQSSEQRSVPGYNTELSKLSDFNAEKREWPSSEQWEPSNLRTKSEEPAERGANESELVIHSFEQRELSYCGIKKNEAPKSSFKQSILHDHSLDNSPEHSPEQRVPLGPSIGMCESLKPNEHCEPHEVSKMPAHLCEDRKSSEEAEYYEQLKVSENSESSDHDECAEKSEFECSDNGDFGHLNIIYQSSHSEELDDEAEVYDDSDVSEDCDCHYCTGFEEQVPTKTLLPQIEFTDEGKICVVIDLDETLVHSSFKPVNNADFIIPVEIDGTIHQVYVLKRPHVDEFLKRMGELFECVLFTASLAKYADPVSDLLDKWGAFHTRLFRESCVFHRGNYVKDLSRLGRELSKVPVASWFDDMSDTELLDLIPFFERLSKVEDVYAVLKQQKKTS, from the exons ATGTCTGTGTGCGCTCTGCTGCCGCCAGTGCCACGAGCAAGCCGCCAACCGGCCGCAACCCCGGGGCCCACTGAAAGCTGCCTGGACTGCTCCAAGGACGTTGAACATTGTGAGTTCTCTGGACCTTCTGAACAAAGTGATCATTATGAATGCTGTGCTGAACATGGTGAAAATCACAGGTGCTGTAAGGCTTATGCTGAACACATTGTACACAGCACTGAGTCTCAGTGTTGTACTGAACACTGTGAGACGTGTGAAGAACGTGGTCCCTGTAAACACAGTGAGGTCTCTGAATGTTCTGTGGAATTCTGTGTGTGTCCTGAGCACCACAGACCTGAGGACAGTGATCTCTCTGAGTGCTCTGCAGAGTACTTTGAGTGCACAGAAGACCCCAGAGCTGAACACAGTGATATCTCTGAATGCTCTGTGCATCCTGAAGATCGTAGACCTTCCAAAGACAGTGACTTTTCTGAGTGCTCTGTGGAGTACTTTGAGTGCCCAGAAGACCAGAGACCTCCACACAGCATCCTCCCTGAATGCTGTAATGACCACTGTGAGGCTTCTGTGTCTCTGGAGGTTCCTGAACAAAATGGATCCAGTGATGTTTGTCAGGCTTCTGCAGGAGTTGATCTTTGTGAATGTTGCCCTGCATGCTATGGGAATGTTTCTGCGTTGTGTCAGGCTTCTGAAGCTTTTGAGGGATCTGAATCCTCTTCGTCTCCTGTGTACTTGCAGGGTCCTGAAGAATTTGACTCCAGTGATTGCTCTGTGACAGATTGTGCAGTCTGTAATTACTTCAGATTTTCTTTACAGAATTTACATTTGAAGAACTGTACTCAGGTCCCTGGGCAGAATTGCAGTTCTTCTGATTGCTGTCCTGAAAGCTACCAAAATGAGGGCACACCACTAAGAAGCTCAGAACTTCATACATTAAGTAAGGAAAATGGTCTCCCTGAACAGCACTACGAATGCTGTGCCATTTCTAAAGGGAAGGGCTCCTTGGAACAAGGTCAGATTAAATGCTTTAATGAAGGTTGTGAGGTTGTGTATAACCTTATGCAGACTTCTGAACAAAGCAGCTTTTCTGAACACTGTGGTTCTGTGTCTTGGCAAAATATTGGGTCACTCCAGCAGCCGGAAGATCCATGTGAGTTTTGTGTTGAATGCATTGCACTACAGGAGAGTGTGCCTACACAGCCAAGGACACTCTCTGAGCTCCTGGAAAACAAGGAACCTGAGCAAGGCGTGATTACTGGACCTAGTGAGGTATTAGAAGATACTCAGCTCTCTGCAGACCATGTGATCTGTTACTTTTGGAAGCGGTCTGAATGCAATCAAGGTGAATGTTCCCATATCCTGCAACACAAAGAGCTTCATGTGCAAGATCCTGAATGCTGTGAAACCTCAGAACAAAGTGATCTTTCTGAGCACCAAGAGACATGTGAACAAAATGATCTTTCTGAACAATGCGGCCCCTATCCACAAAGTGATATTTCTGAACAATGTGAGACCTACAAACAAAGTGATCTTTCTGAGCACTGGAATACCTACGAACAAAGTGATATTACTGAACAATGTGAGATCTACGAACAAAGCGATATTTCTGAACAATGTGAGACCTACGAACAAAGCGATATTTCTGAACAATGTGAGACCTATAAACAAAGTGATAATTCTGAACAATGTGAGACCTATGAACAAAGTGATATTTCTGAACAACGTGAGACCTATGAACAAAGTGATATTTCTGAACAATGTGAGACCTTTGGATATGATGAACCATCTAATCAAATTGTCAGTCCTGTACACAGTGTTGGACACTGTGTGAAAAACACAATCTGTCCCTCTGGTCATGCTGATGAACAGTGTGCATTGTATGAGTGCATTGAGTCTTTGGGACAAATTAAACGCTGTGACTCTGGAAACAATAAGACTCCTGAAGGTATGAATTCCTCACTCAGGTCCTGTCTCTCTGAAGACATTGCGTGTCTGCATTTTACACAAAGTGGAACTCCTGAGCTCTTCACAGAAATGCAGAGTCTTGTGAAGAACATCACTCAGCAGAACGTGGAAAAGTTTGATGAAAACTGTGTACCTCTTGGTACCTCTGAAGCATCTGAGAATTTTGAATATGGGGGGtattctgaaaaaaataaaatggaaaatgattGCAGTGCATCTGAGCAGAGGGACCCATCTGAGCACAATAAGTTCTGTGAACACAATACACTTTCTGAACTCTGTAAACTCTCTGTGCTCAGAGACCACAGTGATGTTCAAGAGAACTCTGATTCATGCATCTGTTTTGAGCAGCTGGATCCCAGTGAAACATGGGAGAACACTGAAGAAAATGAGCCATCCAGGCATGAGGAACACCTCAAAATTTCAGTTCTCACTGAGATAATTGAACCAGAGGAACCAGTAGAACACAGCCTTGAGCCAGAGGAACCAACAGGAGGCAGCCTTGAGTCAGGGGTactagaaaaaaataacattgaGGTAGGGAAACCAGCAGAACACTGCTCTGAACCTGGGATACCAGTGGAACCAGTAGCACACAGCCCTAAGCCAGGAGAACTAGCAGAACgtagttcagaatccaagaatTTGGCTGAACACAATAGTGAACCAGGAGAATCAGCAGAACACAGCTTTAAGCCACTGAAACTAGGAAAACGCAACTCTGAACCCAGGGAACAGGTTGAAGGCAGCCCTGAATCTGGAGAACACAGCTGGGAAGCAGAGGAAGCAGCTATACAAAGCCCTGAGCCAGGGGAACTAGCAAAACATAACTCTGAACCTAAGGAACAGGCAGAACATAACCTTGAATCAGATGACCCAGCAGAACACAGCCCTAAACCCAGGGAACCGGTGGAATGTGACCTTCAGCTAGGGGAAATCGAGAAACGCCGCTCTAAACCCAGAAAACCAGTGGTACAGAGCTGTGAATCAAGGGAACTGATTGAACACAGCTCTGAATCCAAGGAACAGGCAGAACACCACCCTGAGCCAGAGGAACTATCAGAACATGGCTTTAAACCAGCGGAACAGCTTGAGCCAAAGGAAATGACAGAAAACAGTCCTAATTTCGGGGAACCGGTGGTGTCGAGCTGTGAATCAGGGGAATTGGTAGAACATGGCTCTGAACCAAAGGAACTGGCAGAACAAAACCCTGAGCCAGGGGAATCAGCAGAACATAGCCTTGAACCAGCAGAACAAAGCTCTGAGCAGAGGAGCGTTCCTGGATACAATACTGAACTAAGCAAGTTGTCTGATTTCAATGCTGAGAAAAGGGAATGGCCCAGCTCTGAACAATGGGAACCATCCAATTTAAGAACAAAATCGGAGGAACCAGCTGAACGGGGAGCTAATGAAAGTGAACTAGTTATACACAGTTTTGAACAAAGGGAACTCTCTTATTGCGGTATCAAAAAAAATGAGGCACCTAAATCCAGCTTTAAACAAAGCATACTGCATGACCACAGCCTTGACAACAGCCCTGAACACAGCCCTGAACAAAGGGTACCTCTTGGACCCAGTATTGGAATGTGTGAATCTCTGAAACCAAATGAGCATTGTGAACCCCATGAAGTAAGCAAGATGCCTGCACACTTGTGTGAAGACAGGAAATCTTCTGAAGAAGCTGAATATTATGAACAATTGAAGGTTTCTGAAAACAGTGAATCTAGTGACCACGATGAATGTGCTGAAAAGAGTGAATTTGAATGCAGTGACAATGGTGACTTTGGACACCTGAACATCATTTATCAAAGTTCACACTCTGAAGAACTTGATGATGAGGCTGAAGTGTACGATGACAGTGATGTCTCTGAGGACTGCGACTGTCACTACTGCACTGGCTTTGAGGAACAG GTCCCAACAAAGACCCTGTTGCCTCAGATAGAGTTCACAGATGAGGGCAAGATCTGTGTGGTCATTGATCTGGATGAAACACTAGTTCACAGTTCCTTCAAG CCTGTGAACAATGCTGATTTTATCATTCCAGTGGAAATAGATGGCACCATCCATCAG GTATATGTGTTGAAACGCCCCCATGTGGATGAGTTTCTTAAGCGGATGGGAGAGTTATTTGAATGTGTGTTATTCACAGCCAGTTTGGCCAAG TACGCTGATCCTGTATCCGACTTGCTGGACAAGTGGGGGGCCTTCCACACCCGGCTCTTCCGGGAGTCTTGTGTCTTTCATCGTGGGAACTACGTTAAGGACCTGAGCCGTCTGGGTCGGGAACTCAGCAAG GTCCCCGTTGCTTCCTGGTTTGACGACATGTCCGACACAGAGCTTCTTGACCTGATCCCATTCTTTGAAAGACTCAGTAAGGTTGAAGATGTGTATGCTGTACTCAAGCAGCAGAAGAAGACAAGCTAG
- the LOC111842892 gene encoding uncharacterized protein isoform X3 produces MQTSEQSSFSEHCGSVSWQNIGSLQQPEDPCEFCVECIALQESVPTQPRTLSELLENKEPEQGVITGPSEVLEDTQLSADHVICYFWKRSECNQGECSHILQHKELHVQDPECCETSEQSDLSEHQETCEQNDLSEQCGPYPQSDISEQCETYKQSDLSEHWNTYEQSDITEQCEIYEQSDISEQCETYEQSDISEQCETYKQSDNSEQCETYEQSDISEQRETYEQSDISEQCETFGYDEPSNQIVSPVHSVGHCVKNTICPSGHADEQCALYECIESLGQIKRCDSGNNKTPEGMNSSLRSCLSEDIACLHFTQSGTPELFTEMQSLVKNITQQNVEKFDENCVPLGTSEASENFEYGGYSEKNKMENDCSASEQRDPSEHNKFCEHNTLSELCKLSVLRDHSDVQENSDSCICFEQLDPSETWENTEENEPSRHEEHLKISVLTEIIEPEEPVEHSLEPEEPTGGSLESGVLEKNNIEVGKPAEHCSEPGIPVEPVAHSPKPGELAERSSESKNLAEHNSEPGESAEHSFKPLKLGKRNSEPREQVEGSPESGEHSWEAEEAAIQSPEPGELAKHNSEPKEQAEHNLESDDPAEHSPKPREPVECDLQLGEIEKRRSKPRKPVVQSCESRELIEHSSESKEQAEHHPEPEELSEHGFKPAEQLEPKEMTENSPNFGEPVVSSCESGELVEHGSEPKELAEQNPEPGESAEHSLEPAEQSSEQRSVPGYNTELSKLSDFNAEKREWPSSEQWEPSNLRTKSEEPAERGANESELVIHSFEQRELSYCGIKKNEAPKSSFKQSILHDHSLDNSPEHSPEQRVPLGPSIGMCESLKPNEHCEPHEVSKMPAHLCEDRKSSEEAEYYEQLKVSENSESSDHDECAEKSEFECSDNGDFGHLNIIYQSSHSEELDDEAEVYDDSDVSEDCDCHYCTGFEEQVPTKTLLPQIEFTDEGKICVVIDLDETLVHSSFKPVNNADFIIPVEIDGTIHQVYVLKRPHVDEFLKRMGELFECVLFTASLAKYADPVSDLLDKWGAFHTRLFRESCVFHRGNYVKDLSRLGRELSKVIIVDNSPASYIFHPDNAVPVASWFDDMSDTELLDLIPFFERLSKVEDVYAVLKQQKKTS; encoded by the exons ATGCAGACTTCTGAACAAAGCAGCTTTTCTGAACACTGTGGTTCTGTGTCTTGGCAAAATATTGGGTCACTCCAGCAGCCGGAAGATCCATGTGAGTTTTGTGTTGAATGCATTGCACTACAGGAGAGTGTGCCTACACAGCCAAGGACACTCTCTGAGCTCCTGGAAAACAAGGAACCTGAGCAAGGCGTGATTACTGGACCTAGTGAGGTATTAGAAGATACTCAGCTCTCTGCAGACCATGTGATCTGTTACTTTTGGAAGCGGTCTGAATGCAATCAAGGTGAATGTTCCCATATCCTGCAACACAAAGAGCTTCATGTGCAAGATCCTGAATGCTGTGAAACCTCAGAACAAAGTGATCTTTCTGAGCACCAAGAGACATGTGAACAAAATGATCTTTCTGAACAATGCGGCCCCTATCCACAAAGTGATATTTCTGAACAATGTGAGACCTACAAACAAAGTGATCTTTCTGAGCACTGGAATACCTACGAACAAAGTGATATTACTGAACAATGTGAGATCTACGAACAAAGCGATATTTCTGAACAATGTGAGACCTACGAACAAAGCGATATTTCTGAACAATGTGAGACCTATAAACAAAGTGATAATTCTGAACAATGTGAGACCTATGAACAAAGTGATATTTCTGAACAACGTGAGACCTATGAACAAAGTGATATTTCTGAACAATGTGAGACCTTTGGATATGATGAACCATCTAATCAAATTGTCAGTCCTGTACACAGTGTTGGACACTGTGTGAAAAACACAATCTGTCCCTCTGGTCATGCTGATGAACAGTGTGCATTGTATGAGTGCATTGAGTCTTTGGGACAAATTAAACGCTGTGACTCTGGAAACAATAAGACTCCTGAAGGTATGAATTCCTCACTCAGGTCCTGTCTCTCTGAAGACATTGCGTGTCTGCATTTTACACAAAGTGGAACTCCTGAGCTCTTCACAGAAATGCAGAGTCTTGTGAAGAACATCACTCAGCAGAACGTGGAAAAGTTTGATGAAAACTGTGTACCTCTTGGTACCTCTGAAGCATCTGAGAATTTTGAATATGGGGGGtattctgaaaaaaataaaatggaaaatgattGCAGTGCATCTGAGCAGAGGGACCCATCTGAGCACAATAAGTTCTGTGAACACAATACACTTTCTGAACTCTGTAAACTCTCTGTGCTCAGAGACCACAGTGATGTTCAAGAGAACTCTGATTCATGCATCTGTTTTGAGCAGCTGGATCCCAGTGAAACATGGGAGAACACTGAAGAAAATGAGCCATCCAGGCATGAGGAACACCTCAAAATTTCAGTTCTCACTGAGATAATTGAACCAGAGGAACCAGTAGAACACAGCCTTGAGCCAGAGGAACCAACAGGAGGCAGCCTTGAGTCAGGGGTactagaaaaaaataacattgaGGTAGGGAAACCAGCAGAACACTGCTCTGAACCTGGGATACCAGTGGAACCAGTAGCACACAGCCCTAAGCCAGGAGAACTAGCAGAACgtagttcagaatccaagaatTTGGCTGAACACAATAGTGAACCAGGAGAATCAGCAGAACACAGCTTTAAGCCACTGAAACTAGGAAAACGCAACTCTGAACCCAGGGAACAGGTTGAAGGCAGCCCTGAATCTGGAGAACACAGCTGGGAAGCAGAGGAAGCAGCTATACAAAGCCCTGAGCCAGGGGAACTAGCAAAACATAACTCTGAACCTAAGGAACAGGCAGAACATAACCTTGAATCAGATGACCCAGCAGAACACAGCCCTAAACCCAGGGAACCGGTGGAATGTGACCTTCAGCTAGGGGAAATCGAGAAACGCCGCTCTAAACCCAGAAAACCAGTGGTACAGAGCTGTGAATCAAGGGAACTGATTGAACACAGCTCTGAATCCAAGGAACAGGCAGAACACCACCCTGAGCCAGAGGAACTATCAGAACATGGCTTTAAACCAGCGGAACAGCTTGAGCCAAAGGAAATGACAGAAAACAGTCCTAATTTCGGGGAACCGGTGGTGTCGAGCTGTGAATCAGGGGAATTGGTAGAACATGGCTCTGAACCAAAGGAACTGGCAGAACAAAACCCTGAGCCAGGGGAATCAGCAGAACATAGCCTTGAACCAGCAGAACAAAGCTCTGAGCAGAGGAGCGTTCCTGGATACAATACTGAACTAAGCAAGTTGTCTGATTTCAATGCTGAGAAAAGGGAATGGCCCAGCTCTGAACAATGGGAACCATCCAATTTAAGAACAAAATCGGAGGAACCAGCTGAACGGGGAGCTAATGAAAGTGAACTAGTTATACACAGTTTTGAACAAAGGGAACTCTCTTATTGCGGTATCAAAAAAAATGAGGCACCTAAATCCAGCTTTAAACAAAGCATACTGCATGACCACAGCCTTGACAACAGCCCTGAACACAGCCCTGAACAAAGGGTACCTCTTGGACCCAGTATTGGAATGTGTGAATCTCTGAAACCAAATGAGCATTGTGAACCCCATGAAGTAAGCAAGATGCCTGCACACTTGTGTGAAGACAGGAAATCTTCTGAAGAAGCTGAATATTATGAACAATTGAAGGTTTCTGAAAACAGTGAATCTAGTGACCACGATGAATGTGCTGAAAAGAGTGAATTTGAATGCAGTGACAATGGTGACTTTGGACACCTGAACATCATTTATCAAAGTTCACACTCTGAAGAACTTGATGATGAGGCTGAAGTGTACGATGACAGTGATGTCTCTGAGGACTGCGACTGTCACTACTGCACTGGCTTTGAGGAACAG GTCCCAACAAAGACCCTGTTGCCTCAGATAGAGTTCACAGATGAGGGCAAGATCTGTGTGGTCATTGATCTGGATGAAACACTAGTTCACAGTTCCTTCAAG CCTGTGAACAATGCTGATTTTATCATTCCAGTGGAAATAGATGGCACCATCCATCAG GTATATGTGTTGAAACGCCCCCATGTGGATGAGTTTCTTAAGCGGATGGGAGAGTTATTTGAATGTGTGTTATTCACAGCCAGTTTGGCCAAG TACGCTGATCCTGTATCCGACTTGCTGGACAAGTGGGGGGCCTTCCACACCCGGCTCTTCCGGGAGTCTTGTGTCTTTCATCGTGGGAACTACGTTAAGGACCTGAGCCGTCTGGGTCGGGAACTCAGCAAGGTCATCATCGTGGACAACTCCCCAGCATCCTACATCTTCCACCCAGACAATGCC GTCCCCGTTGCTTCCTGGTTTGACGACATGTCCGACACAGAGCTTCTTGACCTGATCCCATTCTTTGAAAGACTCAGTAAGGTTGAAGATGTGTATGCTGTACTCAAGCAGCAGAAGAAGACAAGCTAG